One window from the genome of Streptomyces sp. NBC_01476 encodes:
- a CDS encoding glycoside hydrolase family 3 N-terminal domain-containing protein has protein sequence MPTNARRLPRPRLRGILTLATTAACVAAVASVPAQAGDNPTYTNPNAPIDVRVHDLLKRMTLAEKIGQMDQISVVNMQGDCQWSGGEFTESCMKSVLVDNAAGSVLSGGGAGPAVNTPENWAKMVNTVQKYAVDHSRLHIPVIYGVDAVHGHNNVLGATIFPQEIGLGSTWDPALVKDAGASTAEAVAATGIDWNFAPVADIARDQRWGRYYETFGEDPLLAGTLAASAVKGIQGAGGAKDVAATVKHFGGYGEPGNGHDRVPGDVSIRYLQDTLLPSYKQAIDAGAKSVMVNSGAINGIPATASHYLLTDVLRRQWGFDGVEVSDWQDVRALQTSYHVAADYPEAIAKAVNAGLDMAMEPYDAQGWSDGLKTAVQRGLVSVKRIDQSVSRILTMKFELGLFEHPYVDASKANGRVLGADTGLARQAADESQVLLRNDGNVLPIPSSAKKIVVAGSYADDINDQVGGWTVGWQGVPAGVTLPGTTVLQGIKKAAPSGTQVVRATTADDAVVQAKSADLTVVVVGEKAAAEGSADSPRPELSADQVALVKSLKATGRPVVTVVLAGRPLVLGDADGTQGLLMSWLPGSEGGNAVADVLFGKVNPSGRLNATWPKDIGNEPMYYQQLPGTNAGPESFVDAAYPFGSGLSYTSYSFDSVKAGSATARTKDTIHLKVAVTNSGARAGDLVVPVYVSRPSDDVLSPSRKLVAFTRVHLSAGQSGTVNLDVPPSRLAVTPGDIDGAGKQQVERGEYVFTAGTRTVTVTVR, from the coding sequence ATGCCAACAAACGCACGACGACTGCCACGCCCACGCCTCAGAGGCATCCTCACGCTCGCCACCACCGCGGCATGTGTCGCGGCGGTCGCGTCGGTACCGGCCCAGGCCGGCGACAATCCGACGTACACCAATCCGAACGCCCCCATCGATGTGCGGGTCCACGATCTGCTGAAGAGGATGACACTCGCCGAGAAAATCGGCCAGATGGACCAGATATCCGTGGTCAACATGCAGGGCGACTGCCAGTGGAGCGGTGGCGAATTCACCGAGTCCTGCATGAAGAGCGTTCTCGTCGACAATGCGGCCGGTTCCGTACTGTCCGGCGGCGGCGCGGGACCGGCCGTCAACACCCCGGAGAACTGGGCGAAGATGGTGAACACCGTGCAGAAGTACGCGGTGGACCACTCCCGCCTGCACATCCCGGTCATCTACGGGGTCGACGCCGTGCACGGCCACAACAACGTGCTGGGCGCCACGATCTTCCCGCAGGAGATCGGCCTCGGCTCGACCTGGGACCCGGCGCTGGTCAAGGACGCCGGTGCCTCGACGGCCGAGGCGGTCGCCGCCACCGGGATCGACTGGAACTTCGCCCCGGTCGCCGACATCGCCCGCGACCAGCGCTGGGGCCGCTACTACGAGACCTTCGGCGAGGACCCGCTGCTGGCCGGCACGCTGGCCGCCTCCGCCGTCAAGGGCATCCAGGGCGCCGGCGGCGCCAAGGACGTGGCCGCCACCGTCAAGCACTTCGGCGGCTACGGCGAGCCCGGCAACGGCCACGACCGGGTGCCGGGCGATGTGTCGATCCGCTATCTGCAGGACACCCTGCTGCCCTCGTACAAGCAGGCCATCGACGCCGGCGCCAAGTCGGTGATGGTCAACTCCGGTGCCATCAACGGCATTCCGGCCACCGCGTCGCACTACCTGCTGACTGATGTGCTGCGGCGCCAGTGGGGCTTCGACGGCGTCGAGGTCAGCGACTGGCAGGACGTACGGGCGCTGCAGACCTCCTACCACGTCGCCGCCGACTACCCCGAGGCCATCGCCAAGGCGGTCAACGCGGGCCTGGACATGGCGATGGAGCCGTACGACGCCCAGGGCTGGAGCGACGGGCTGAAGACCGCCGTGCAGCGCGGACTGGTCTCGGTGAAGCGGATCGACCAGTCGGTGTCGCGGATCTTGACGATGAAGTTCGAACTCGGCCTCTTCGAACACCCCTATGTGGACGCGTCGAAGGCCAATGGCCGGGTGCTCGGCGCCGACACCGGCCTGGCGCGGCAGGCGGCCGACGAGTCGCAGGTGCTGCTGCGCAACGACGGGAACGTGCTGCCGATCCCGTCGTCCGCCAAGAAGATCGTCGTGGCCGGCTCCTACGCCGACGACATCAACGACCAGGTCGGCGGCTGGACCGTCGGCTGGCAGGGCGTGCCCGCCGGGGTGACGCTGCCCGGCACCACCGTGCTCCAGGGCATCAAGAAGGCGGCGCCCTCCGGCACCCAGGTGGTGCGGGCCACGACCGCGGACGACGCGGTGGTCCAGGCCAAGAGCGCCGATCTGACCGTGGTGGTGGTCGGTGAGAAGGCCGCCGCCGAGGGCAGCGCGGACAGCCCGCGGCCGGAACTGAGCGCCGACCAGGTGGCGTTGGTGAAGTCGCTGAAGGCGACCGGCAGGCCGGTGGTCACCGTGGTGCTCGCCGGACGCCCGCTGGTGCTCGGCGACGCGGACGGCACCCAGGGTCTGCTGATGTCGTGGCTGCCCGGCAGCGAGGGCGGAAACGCCGTCGCCGACGTGCTGTTCGGCAAGGTGAACCCGAGCGGCCGGCTCAACGCGACCTGGCCCAAGGACATCGGCAACGAGCCGATGTACTACCAGCAGCTGCCCGGCACCAACGCGGGCCCCGAGTCCTTCGTGGACGCGGCCTACCCGTTCGGGTCCGGCCTGTCGTACACCTCGTACAGCTTCGACTCGGTGAAGGCCGGCTCGGCCACCGCACGGACCAAGGACACCATCCACCTGAAGGTGGCAGTCACCAACTCCGGTGCCCGCGCCGGTGACCTGGTGGTGCCGGTGTACGTGTCCCGGCCGTCGGACGACGTGCTCTCGCCGTCCCGGAAACTGGTCGCCTTCACCCGGGTGCACCTCAGCGCCGGGCAGTCCGGCACCGTGAACCTCGATGTGCCGCCGAGCCGCCTCGCGGTGACGCCGGGTGACATCGACGGCGCAGGCAAGCAGCAGGTGGAGCGCGGGGAGTACGTCTTCACCGCCGGCACCCGGACGGTGACGGTGACGGTGCGCTGA
- a CDS encoding LacI family DNA-binding transcriptional regulator: MSLAQNGYFVNIRELARRSGVSTATVSRALNDRAEVSEATRERIRRLAIELGYAPNEPARTLVRRRSDTIGLIWDSGQEARGLHNPFLLGLLSAVRTALSEADYHLMLLTTPAAEDPDGSYLQAVRRHNLEGVIVLTTPPDDRCLRVLAASNVPCAGIDTGFTGPRTVRVSSDNAAGAEAAVDHLYGLGHRRIATITGPLHLPPAAERLAGYRRACERLGLAVPPQYVTEGDFFLASGEAAARELLRAAEPPTAIFAAGDQMAIGAMHAAADAGLAVPRDLAVVGFDDIDAAALVRPALTTVAQDQRALGEQAVAALRGLLDAGPTKVKLEAEPRIVPTRLLIRGSSRTRA; the protein is encoded by the coding sequence ATGTCCCTCGCGCAGAACGGGTATTTCGTGAACATCCGTGAATTGGCCCGCCGAAGCGGGGTTTCTACCGCCACCGTGTCACGCGCGCTGAACGACCGGGCCGAGGTGAGCGAGGCCACCCGCGAGCGCATCCGGCGGCTGGCGATCGAGCTGGGCTACGCGCCGAACGAGCCGGCCCGCACGCTGGTGCGGCGGCGCTCGGACACCATCGGGCTGATCTGGGACAGCGGCCAGGAGGCGCGCGGGCTGCACAACCCCTTTCTGCTCGGCCTGTTGAGCGCGGTGCGTACCGCGCTCTCCGAGGCCGACTACCACCTGATGCTGCTGACCACGCCGGCTGCCGAGGATCCGGACGGCAGTTATCTGCAGGCGGTGCGGCGGCACAATCTGGAGGGCGTGATCGTCCTGACCACGCCGCCCGACGACCGCTGTCTGCGGGTGCTCGCCGCGTCCAATGTGCCGTGCGCGGGTATCGACACCGGCTTCACCGGTCCCCGTACGGTACGGGTCAGTTCGGACAACGCGGCCGGCGCCGAGGCCGCGGTCGACCACCTCTACGGGCTCGGTCACCGCCGGATCGCCACCATCACCGGGCCGCTGCACCTGCCGCCGGCCGCCGAACGGCTGGCGGGTTACCGGCGCGCCTGCGAGCGGCTCGGGCTCGCGGTCCCGCCGCAGTACGTGACGGAGGGCGACTTCTTCCTGGCCAGCGGGGAGGCGGCGGCCCGCGAACTGCTGCGGGCGGCGGAGCCGCCCACCGCGATCTTCGCGGCGGGTGACCAGATGGCGATCGGCGCGATGCACGCGGCGGCCGACGCGGGGCTTGCCGTGCCGCGCGACCTCGCGGTGGTCGGCTTCGACGACATCGACGCGGCGGCGCTGGTCAGGCCGGCGCTGACGACCGTGGCGCAGGACCAGCGGGCGCTGGGCGAGCAGGCGGTGGCGGCGCTGCGCGGGCTGCTGGACGCGGGCCCGACGAAGGTCAAGCTGGAGGCCGAGCCGCGGATCGTCCCAACCCGGCTGCTGATACGCGGATCGAGCCGGACCAGGGCGTGA
- a CDS encoding PadR family transcriptional regulator, whose product MRSQGHEHGHGAGRGHCGPGHHGWGERESLRAAFAQFGPPFGGPFGPGGGRGRGGPRGRARRGDVRASILALLKDRPMHGYEMIQEIAERSGGAWRPSPGSVYPTLQLLEDEGLITSVSEGGKKLFTLTEAGTTEAEAAPDAPWEDAGRGVDWDSLNEIRKAGGGLVEAFRQVWATGTPEQRDKALVVVNEARKKLYLILAEAEEDSTED is encoded by the coding sequence ATGCGTTCCCAAGGACACGAGCATGGACATGGAGCCGGCCGCGGGCACTGCGGGCCCGGCCATCACGGGTGGGGCGAGCGGGAGAGCCTGCGAGCCGCATTCGCACAGTTCGGGCCGCCGTTCGGCGGACCCTTCGGGCCCGGCGGAGGCCGGGGGCGCGGGGGACCGCGCGGCCGGGCGCGGCGTGGCGACGTACGCGCGTCGATCCTGGCGCTGCTGAAGGACCGCCCGATGCACGGCTACGAGATGATCCAGGAGATCGCCGAGCGCAGCGGCGGCGCGTGGCGGCCGAGCCCCGGCTCGGTCTACCCGACGCTGCAGCTGCTGGAGGACGAGGGCCTGATCACCAGCGTGAGCGAGGGCGGCAAGAAGCTCTTCACGCTCACCGAGGCAGGGACCACCGAGGCCGAAGCCGCCCCGGACGCCCCCTGGGAGGACGCCGGCCGCGGAGTCGACTGGGACTCCCTCAACGAAATAAGGAAGGCGGGCGGCGGCCTCGTCGAAGCCTTCCGCCAGGTCTGGGCCACCGGTACGCCCGAGCAGCGCGACAAGGCGCTGGTCGTGGTGAACGAAGCCCGCAAGAAGCTGTACCTGATCCTCGCCGAGGCCGAAGAGGACAGCACGGAGGACTGA
- a CDS encoding DinB family protein encodes MTRSERLAEQLDWYWRKNLRPRLDGLTDEEYLWEPVRGCWSLRPRGTSAAPMVEGSGEWTMDSASPAPVPAPVTTIAWRLAHIIVSCLGYRVGWYFGGQDVDSQTFAYAGTADEALEQLDEMYGRWNAGVRELSDADLDNPPTVGPERFPMENRVLHVNRELIHHGAEISLLRDLYRWQDDFADQTGR; translated from the coding sequence ATGACACGAAGCGAGCGGCTCGCGGAGCAGTTGGACTGGTACTGGCGCAAGAACCTGCGGCCACGGCTGGACGGTCTTACCGACGAGGAATACCTCTGGGAGCCGGTGCGCGGCTGCTGGAGCCTCCGCCCACGTGGCACGTCGGCCGCACCGATGGTGGAAGGCTCGGGGGAATGGACGATGGACTCCGCGTCCCCTGCCCCGGTGCCGGCACCGGTGACCACGATTGCCTGGCGGCTGGCGCACATCATCGTCTCGTGCCTGGGCTATCGGGTCGGATGGTACTTCGGCGGCCAGGACGTCGACTCCCAGACATTCGCCTACGCGGGGACCGCTGACGAGGCGCTGGAACAGCTCGATGAGATGTATGGGAGATGGAACGCGGGGGTCCGCGAGCTCTCGGACGCTGACCTGGACAATCCGCCCACGGTGGGTCCCGAGCGGTTTCCCATGGAGAACAGGGTCCTGCACGTCAACAGGGAGCTGATCCATCACGGCGCCGAGATCTCCCTGCTGCGCGACCTCTACCGCTGGCAGGACGACTTCGCAGATCAGACAGGCCGGTGA
- a CDS encoding PhzF family phenazine biosynthesis protein has translation MRIRIVDAFTDRPFAGNPAGVVLLGADGFPGDRWMQQVAAELNLSETAFAHPLEDAPDADWALRWFTPVTEVGLCGHATLATAHVMRTTGTAHGTVWFRTRAGALSTSAQGDGTITLDFPAAPLTPEEVPAGLARALGAEPLSVLDTGPDCGDLLVEVADEATVRALAPDFPALARLSRRGVIATAPAAGPGSGYDFVSRGFFPAVGVDEDPVTGSAHTALAPFWSRRLGRDRLVGLQASARTGLVTTRLSGDRVLITGSAVTVVDGELHAVP, from the coding sequence ATGCGCATCCGAATCGTCGACGCCTTCACCGACCGCCCGTTCGCCGGCAATCCCGCGGGGGTGGTACTGCTGGGCGCCGACGGGTTTCCCGGCGACCGCTGGATGCAGCAGGTCGCGGCCGAGCTGAATCTCTCCGAGACCGCCTTCGCCCACCCGCTGGAGGACGCACCGGACGCCGACTGGGCGCTGCGCTGGTTCACCCCCGTCACCGAGGTGGGGCTGTGCGGGCACGCCACGCTCGCCACGGCGCACGTCATGCGGACCACCGGCACCGCGCACGGCACGGTCTGGTTCCGCACCCGCGCCGGAGCGCTGTCCACCTCGGCGCAGGGCGACGGCACGATCACCCTGGACTTCCCGGCCGCGCCGCTGACGCCGGAAGAAGTTCCGGCCGGCCTCGCGCGGGCGCTGGGCGCGGAGCCGCTGTCCGTACTGGACACCGGCCCTGACTGCGGCGACCTGCTGGTCGAGGTCGCCGACGAGGCGACGGTACGCGCGCTCGCGCCCGACTTCCCCGCCCTGGCCCGGCTGTCGCGCCGCGGGGTGATCGCCACCGCCCCGGCCGCCGGCCCCGGCAGCGGCTACGACTTCGTCTCGCGCGGCTTCTTCCCGGCGGTCGGCGTCGACGAGGACCCGGTCACCGGCAGCGCGCACACCGCACTCGCCCCCTTCTGGTCGCGCCGCCTGGGCCGCGACCGCCTGGTCGGCCTCCAGGCGTCGGCCCGCACCGGGCTGGTCACCACCCGCCTGAGCGGCGACCGCGTCCTGATCACCGGCTCCGCCGTCACCGTGGTGGACGGCGAACTGCACGCCGTCCCGTAA
- a CDS encoding CPBP family intramembrane glutamic endopeptidase: MLRSETLIVLALSLGASGVSALISFIGSVTRPGALKNQAATLVGSQAPGRPWLDLAWQLFGIASSLAPVALVAHLLARERVGMPAIGFDLTRPRRDLAWGALVAAVIGGTGLAFYLGVRAAGFNLTVVPESLPDVWWKIPVLIASAAQNAVLEEVIVVGYLLRRLSQLGWSPNAALAASAMLRGSYHLYQGLGGFVGNMAMGVVFVLLYRRWGRVGPLVAAHTLIDTVAFVGYALLAGKVGWLPTG, encoded by the coding sequence ATGCTGCGCAGCGAGACCCTGATCGTCCTGGCGCTCTCGCTCGGTGCGAGCGGGGTCTCCGCGCTGATCAGCTTCATCGGCTCCGTCACCAGGCCCGGTGCGCTGAAGAACCAGGCGGCCACCCTCGTCGGCTCGCAGGCACCCGGGCGGCCGTGGCTCGACCTGGCCTGGCAGCTCTTCGGCATCGCCAGCTCGCTCGCCCCGGTGGCGCTGGTGGCCCATCTGCTGGCCAGGGAGCGGGTCGGCATGCCGGCGATCGGCTTCGACCTGACCCGGCCGCGCCGCGATCTGGCCTGGGGAGCGCTGGTGGCCGCCGTCATCGGCGGTACCGGGCTGGCCTTCTACCTCGGCGTGCGGGCGGCCGGCTTCAACCTCACGGTGGTGCCGGAGTCGCTGCCGGACGTGTGGTGGAAGATCCCGGTGCTGATCGCCTCCGCGGCGCAGAACGCGGTGCTGGAGGAGGTGATCGTGGTCGGCTATCTGCTGCGCAGGCTCAGCCAGTTGGGCTGGTCGCCGAACGCGGCCCTGGCGGCCAGCGCGATGCTGCGCGGCTCGTACCACCTCTATCAGGGGCTCGGCGGCTTCGTCGGCAACATGGCGATGGGCGTCGTCTTCGTGCTGCTCTACCGGCGCTGGGGCCGGGTCGGGCCGCTGGTGGCCGCGCACACCCTGATCGACACGGTGGCCTTTGTCGGGTACGCGCTGCTGGCCGGCAAGGTGGGGTGGCTGCCGACGGGCTGA
- a CDS encoding VWA domain-containing protein: MGRHRLSPSHQPSSRGGPGGGPVRHRGRTTVLTTILVLAVGAGAFGVLRGNLLPVGGACHDGTVRITAVASPDIAPTLGKIADEARADHTLTDGRCLDVRVTARESAQVAAELAGSGKPSAPGSTHRPGFTVWIPDDSLWVSQIVNSGQGLPLSPMGSVALSPVVVGVLQAPADGLGWPTRTYSWAEFAGAAATTRLRVGTPDPAKNSTGMLALAMINASIVHAAGGESADTDTQSAGAARLLAQRTSPTAAQAEATLPRGATQTELADPQHSQALILSEQAAYAHNGGSGPPLRLFYPKDGAATLDYPYTLVDDTAQDIDQSRAATRFLSLLGETASVHALGEAGFRPAVGDPAKATIQQAGGQAPQPVTAAPASSPSPADLQKLRLEWQITVQSARITTVVDVSGSMGTLVPGSGGKSRLDVTKASLQQALGQFTDQDEIGLWRFSTRLDGARDYQKVVPAGRLGDPSGGRTRRDLLSAAFKALKPVPDGSTGLYDTALAVYQDAGSSYVNGKFNAVVILTDGANEDPGSISLSALTAKLKALDDPAHPVPLIAIAVGPDADKSACDKIAQATGGAAYRVNDPAQIQAVLLKAVVAAATSAAAKTP, encoded by the coding sequence ATGGGACGTCACCGGCTATCCCCTTCCCACCAGCCCTCGTCGCGGGGAGGGCCAGGCGGCGGGCCGGTACGCCATCGCGGCCGGACCACGGTGCTGACCACGATTCTGGTCCTCGCCGTCGGCGCCGGTGCCTTCGGGGTGCTGCGCGGCAATCTGCTGCCGGTCGGCGGCGCCTGCCACGACGGCACGGTACGGATCACCGCCGTCGCCTCCCCCGACATCGCCCCCACTCTCGGCAAGATCGCCGACGAGGCCCGCGCCGACCATACGCTCACCGACGGCCGCTGCCTCGACGTACGGGTCACCGCACGCGAATCCGCGCAGGTCGCAGCCGAACTCGCGGGAAGCGGGAAGCCGTCGGCGCCCGGTAGCACCCACCGGCCCGGCTTCACGGTGTGGATCCCGGACGACAGTCTCTGGGTCAGCCAGATCGTCAACTCCGGTCAGGGCCTGCCGCTCTCGCCGATGGGATCGGTCGCGCTGTCCCCGGTGGTGGTGGGGGTGCTGCAGGCACCGGCCGACGGGCTGGGCTGGCCGACCAGGACGTACAGCTGGGCGGAGTTCGCCGGCGCCGCGGCGACGACACGGTTGCGCGTCGGCACTCCCGATCCGGCGAAGAACTCCACCGGCATGCTCGCACTGGCGATGATCAACGCCTCGATCGTGCACGCCGCGGGCGGTGAGAGCGCGGACACCGACACCCAGTCCGCCGGCGCCGCCAGACTGCTCGCGCAGCGCACCTCGCCGACCGCCGCCCAGGCGGAGGCGACCCTGCCGCGCGGCGCCACCCAGACCGAACTCGCCGACCCGCAGCACAGTCAGGCGCTGATCCTCTCCGAGCAGGCCGCGTACGCGCACAACGGCGGCTCGGGCCCACCGCTGCGGCTCTTCTATCCCAAGGACGGCGCCGCGACGCTCGACTACCCCTACACGCTGGTCGACGACACCGCGCAGGACATCGACCAGTCGCGGGCCGCCACCCGCTTCCTGAGCCTGCTCGGGGAGACCGCCTCGGTGCACGCCCTCGGCGAGGCCGGTTTCCGGCCGGCCGTCGGCGACCCGGCGAAGGCCACCATCCAGCAGGCCGGCGGCCAGGCACCGCAGCCGGTGACCGCCGCACCCGCGTCCTCCCCCTCGCCGGCCGATCTGCAAAAGCTCCGGCTGGAATGGCAGATCACCGTGCAGAGTGCCCGGATCACCACGGTGGTGGACGTCTCCGGCTCGATGGGCACCCTGGTGCCCGGCTCCGGCGGCAAGAGCCGGCTCGACGTCACCAAGGCCTCGTTGCAGCAGGCGCTGGGTCAGTTCACCGACCAGGACGAGATCGGACTCTGGCGCTTCTCCACCCGCCTGGACGGCGCACGCGACTACCAGAAGGTGGTCCCGGCCGGCCGCCTCGGCGACCCCTCCGGCGGCAGGACCCGCCGGGACCTGCTCAGTGCCGCCTTCAAGGCGCTGAAGCCGGTGCCGGACGGCTCGACCGGTCTGTACGACACCGCGCTCGCGGTCTATCAGGACGCCGGTTCGTCGTATGTGAACGGCAAGTTCAACGCGGTGGTGATCCTGACCGACGGGGCCAACGAGGACCCGGGCAGCATCTCGCTGAGCGCCCTGACCGCGAAGCTCAAGGCGCTCGACGACCCGGCGCACCCGGTGCCGCTGATCGCCATCGCGGTCGGCCCGGACGCCGACAAGTCGGCGTGCGACAAGATCGCCCAGGCCACCGGCGGCGCCGCCTACCGCGTCAACGACCCGGCGCAGATCCAGGCGGTGCTGCTGAAGGCGGTGGTGGCCGCGGCGACCAGCGCGGCGGCGAAGACTCCTTGA
- a CDS encoding glutamate--cysteine ligase, which produces MGEKVVASVFDLADRRLHRRKLQQCLVGLERLLDEGRFDRPRNLMGLEIELNLADSHGLPRMMNEEVLERIASRDFQTELAQFNIEVNIAPHRLSGRVLDRLGEELRTGLGYADRRASEVGARIVMVGILPTLEAQDLVSANLSTADRYLLLNERILTMRGEDITLDIQGVEHLVYTSASIAPEAACTSTQMHLQVTPGRFAGVWNAAQAVSGPQIAAGANSPFLFGRELWRETRPILFQQATDTRPQELRAQGVRPLTWFGERWIDSVTDLFAENVRYFPALLPICEDEDPLRVLDDGGVPRLRELTLHNGTVYRWNRPVYEVVDGVPHLRVENRVMPAGPTVADVLANTALYYGLVRALADAPHPVWQRMPFGAAAANFDAACRYGIGAVLHWPRGRGGSLAEIPAADLLRDELLPLAAAGLDAWGIDPVDRDHYLGIIEERCRKRTNGAEWQSAVFHRMLERGLDRRPALAAMTQRYREYMEGGEPVHTWPVA; this is translated from the coding sequence ATGGGCGAGAAGGTCGTTGCCAGCGTGTTCGACCTGGCCGACCGCCGGCTGCACCGGCGCAAGCTGCAGCAGTGCCTGGTGGGGCTGGAGCGGCTGCTGGACGAGGGGCGGTTCGACCGGCCGCGCAATCTGATGGGACTTGAGATCGAGTTGAATCTAGCGGATTCGCACGGCCTGCCCCGCATGATGAACGAAGAGGTGCTGGAGCGCATCGCCAGCCGGGATTTCCAGACCGAGCTGGCTCAGTTCAATATTGAAGTGAACATCGCGCCGCACCGGCTTTCCGGCCGGGTCCTCGACCGGCTCGGCGAGGAACTGCGCACCGGCCTCGGCTACGCCGACCGGAGGGCGTCCGAAGTGGGTGCCCGCATCGTCATGGTGGGAATTCTGCCCACCTTGGAGGCACAGGACCTGGTGTCCGCCAATCTGTCCACTGCCGACCGCTACCTGCTGCTCAACGAGCGGATCCTGACGATGCGTGGCGAGGACATCACGCTGGACATCCAGGGGGTGGAGCACCTCGTATACACCTCCGCGTCCATTGCCCCGGAAGCCGCCTGTACCTCCACCCAGATGCATCTGCAGGTGACGCCCGGCAGATTCGCCGGGGTGTGGAACGCGGCGCAGGCGGTGTCCGGGCCGCAGATCGCGGCCGGCGCCAACTCGCCGTTCCTCTTCGGCCGGGAGCTGTGGCGCGAGACCCGCCCGATCCTCTTCCAGCAGGCCACCGACACCCGCCCGCAGGAACTCCGGGCCCAGGGCGTCCGGCCGCTGACCTGGTTCGGCGAGCGCTGGATCGACTCGGTCACCGATCTCTTCGCGGAGAACGTACGGTACTTCCCCGCGCTCCTGCCGATCTGCGAGGACGAGGACCCGCTGCGGGTGCTGGACGACGGGGGAGTGCCGCGCCTGCGTGAGCTGACCCTGCACAACGGCACCGTCTACCGGTGGAACCGGCCGGTGTACGAAGTGGTGGACGGGGTGCCCCACCTGCGGGTGGAGAACCGGGTGATGCCCGCCGGGCCGACCGTCGCCGACGTGCTGGCCAACACCGCCCTCTACTACGGCCTGGTCCGGGCGCTGGCCGACGCGCCGCATCCGGTCTGGCAGCGGATGCCGTTCGGGGCCGCCGCCGCCAACTTCGACGCCGCCTGCCGTTACGGCATCGGCGCCGTGCTGCACTGGCCGCGCGGACGCGGCGGGAGCCTTGCCGAGATCCCGGCCGCCGACCTGCTCCGCGACGAACTGCTGCCGCTGGCCGCGGCGGGGCTCGACGCGTGGGGCATCGACCCGGTGGACCGTGACCACTACCTCGGCATCATCGAGGAGCGCTGCCGGAAGCGCACCAACGGCGCGGAATGGCAGTCCGCGGTCTTCCACCGGATGCTGGAACGCGGCCTGGACCGGCGGCCGGCGCTGGCCGCCATGACGCAGCGGTACCGGGAGTACATGGAGGGCGGCGAGCCGGTGCACACCTGGCCGGTGGCGTGA
- a CDS encoding DUF5999 family protein, whose translation MCKHQPQCPTAECADREAACTVAHHPEQGWSLLCNGVLLFDDTGELLPDGRIVAPHRPLGAGQITTAA comes from the coding sequence ATGTGCAAGCACCAGCCGCAGTGCCCCACCGCCGAATGCGCCGACCGTGAGGCCGCCTGCACCGTGGCCCACCACCCGGAGCAGGGCTGGAGCCTGCTGTGCAACGGGGTTCTGCTCTTCGACGACACCGGCGAACTGCTGCCCGACGGCCGGATCGTGGCGCCGCACCGCCCGCTCGGCGCCGGACAGATCACCACCGCGGCCTGA